The following are encoded in a window of Bradyrhizobium guangdongense genomic DNA:
- a CDS encoding FAD-binding domain yields MKTVLISGAGIAGPTLAYWLERAGYVPTLVERAPALRRGGYVIDFWGLGYDIAERMGLLPAIDRAGYHVRDLRIVGDDGRRVAGFGTRVFDELTGGRFITLARSDLSRLLYDKISASTEVIFDDEIVALEERADHVGVRLLRGGERRFDLVVGADGLHSSVRRLAFGPQSAFERHLGYGVAAIEIHDYDRRDENTYLMYTERGRMIGRFALHGGRTLFLFIFADDTGLWPATLADQKARLREVYRGARWEWPQIASALDRCDDLYFDRVSQIKMDIWSKGRIALIGDAAFCVSLVAGQGSALAMISAYVLAGELARADGCYRDAFNAYEARLRSYIEAKQRGAARFAAAFAPRTSYGLWFRNQVVRACSWPGAARLMVGRDITDRLDLPDYRWDRHDTASA; encoded by the coding sequence ATGAAGACTGTGCTGATCTCCGGGGCGGGGATCGCAGGGCCGACCTTGGCCTATTGGCTCGAGCGCGCCGGCTACGTGCCGACGCTGGTCGAGCGCGCGCCCGCGCTCCGTCGCGGCGGCTATGTCATCGATTTCTGGGGACTGGGTTACGACATCGCCGAACGCATGGGGCTGCTGCCGGCGATTGACCGTGCCGGTTACCATGTGCGCGACCTGCGCATCGTCGGCGATGACGGACGGCGCGTTGCCGGTTTCGGCACCCGCGTGTTCGACGAGCTCACGGGCGGGCGTTTCATCACCTTGGCGCGAAGCGATCTGTCGCGCCTGCTCTACGACAAGATCAGCGCTTCGACGGAGGTCATCTTCGATGACGAGATCGTCGCGCTCGAGGAGCGAGCCGATCACGTCGGGGTTCGCTTGCTGCGTGGTGGAGAGCGCCGCTTCGATCTCGTGGTCGGGGCCGACGGACTGCATTCGTCGGTGCGGCGTCTTGCTTTCGGCCCGCAATCGGCTTTCGAGCGTCATCTCGGCTACGGCGTCGCCGCGATCGAGATTCATGATTACGACCGGCGCGACGAGAATACTTATCTCATGTACACCGAGCGGGGCCGCATGATCGGGCGCTTTGCCCTGCATGGCGGCCGAACGCTGTTCCTTTTCATCTTCGCCGACGACACCGGCTTGTGGCCCGCGACGCTTGCCGATCAGAAGGCAAGGCTGCGCGAAGTCTATCGCGGCGCGCGATGGGAGTGGCCACAAATCGCTTCCGCGCTCGATCGCTGTGATGATCTCTATTTCGACCGCGTCAGCCAGATCAAAATGGACATTTGGTCAAAGGGCCGCATCGCTCTGATTGGCGATGCAGCCTTCTGCGTGTCGCTGGTGGCCGGGCAGGGCTCGGCGTTGGCCATGATCTCGGCCTATGTGCTTGCGGGTGAACTCGCCCGTGCCGACGGGTGCTACCGGGATGCTTTTAACGCCTACGAGGCGCGGCTTCGCAGTTACATCGAAGCCAAGCAGCGCGGAGCGGCGCGCTTCGCCGCGGCCTTCGCGCCGAGGACCTCCTATGGTCTGTGGTTTCGAAATCAGGTCGTCAGGGCCTGCTCATGGCCGGGCGCGGCGAGACTCATGGTCGGTCGTGACATCACGGACAGGCTGGACCTGCCGGACTATCGCTGGGACCGGCACGATACGGCGAGCGCCTGA
- a CDS encoding PaaI family thioesterase translates to MSEVTANLPPGAQLLGREWIGTDENGDALIRFQAQVAFTNRHGTVQGGFLAAMLDSATGICALARLSPGLTVVTRNLDTRFLKPAAVGPITARARVVEQTERDMVVEAELVDVQDLTVAEATARLRILAKS, encoded by the coding sequence GTGAGCGAGGTGACAGCAAATCTTCCGCCCGGGGCTCAGCTGCTCGGACGCGAATGGATCGGCACGGACGAGAACGGGGATGCGCTGATTCGCTTCCAGGCGCAGGTCGCATTCACCAACAGACACGGGACGGTCCAGGGCGGCTTTCTGGCGGCGATGCTGGACTCGGCGACGGGGATTTGCGCGCTCGCAAGACTCTCGCCTGGCTTGACCGTGGTCACCAGGAACCTCGACACGCGTTTCCTGAAACCTGCGGCAGTCGGACCGATCACGGCGCGGGCGCGTGTGGTCGAGCAGACGGAGCGCGACATGGTCGTAGAGGCCGAGCTCGTCGACGTGCAGGACCTTACGGTCGCCGAAGCCACCGCGCGGCTGCGAATTCTTGCGAAGAGCTAG
- a CDS encoding DUF6949 family protein: MTPEALNTFFSICIGFALAGALANGYQALSQRPAGFGLLQEGVAPRTFAAVPFLVFAAPFIIMRNTLRGMRLESRRFEFVMMATVIAGFWSMMSGTFFLMTLRATGVLG, translated from the coding sequence ATGACACCCGAAGCTCTCAATACTTTCTTCTCGATCTGCATCGGCTTCGCACTCGCGGGCGCGCTCGCAAACGGATACCAGGCCCTCTCGCAGCGGCCTGCGGGCTTCGGACTGTTGCAGGAGGGCGTCGCTCCCCGGACCTTTGCAGCAGTACCGTTCCTGGTGTTCGCGGCGCCCTTCATCATCATGCGCAACACGCTGCGGGGCATGCGGCTGGAAAGCCGCCGCTTCGAATTCGTGATGATGGCGACCGTCATCGCCGGCTTCTGGAGCATGATGAGCGGAACCTTCTTCCTGATGACGCTGCGCGCGACCGGCGTGCTGGGCTGA
- a CDS encoding gamma carbonic anhydrase family protein: protein MAIYELDGQAPDLPSDGNYFIAETATVIGRVRLKPGASVWFGAVLRGDNEWIEIGEGANVQDGSTCHTDLGFPLVIGKDCTVGHNVILHGCTIEEGALIGMGAIVMNGARIGRNSIVGAGSVITEGKEFAERSLIIGSPARVIRTLDDAQVQRMGSAARFYVANGPRFKKGLKRIG, encoded by the coding sequence ATGGCGATCTACGAGCTCGACGGGCAAGCGCCCGATCTTCCTTCTGACGGCAATTACTTCATCGCGGAGACCGCGACCGTGATCGGCCGCGTGCGCCTGAAGCCGGGCGCCAGCGTCTGGTTCGGCGCGGTGCTGCGCGGCGACAATGAGTGGATCGAGATCGGCGAGGGCGCCAACGTCCAGGACGGCTCGACCTGTCATACCGATCTCGGCTTTCCGCTCGTGATCGGGAAGGACTGCACCGTCGGTCATAATGTGATCCTGCACGGCTGCACGATCGAGGAGGGCGCGCTGATCGGCATGGGCGCGATCGTGATGAACGGCGCCAGGATCGGCCGCAACAGCATCGTCGGCGCCGGCTCCGTCATCACCGAGGGCAAGGAGTTTGCCGAGCGCTCGCTGATCATCGGCTCGCCCGCGCGCGTGATCCGCACGCTCGACGACGCCCAGGTGCAGCGGATGGGCAGCGCGGCGAGGTTCTACGTCGCCAATGGCCCGCGCTTCAAGAAGGGGCTGAAGCGGATCGGCTGA
- a CDS encoding HAMP domain-containing protein → MRGSVLAPLSDIAQATDRITTGDIRSQVPHLARYDEIGRLARAVQNFRDAVAQIFELDERQLPQDLQSPRHDSGRIDAGGNPPAPGQERLVRW, encoded by the coding sequence ATGCGAGGATCGGTGTTGGCTCCTCTCTCCGATATTGCGCAGGCGACAGATCGCATCACGACAGGCGACATCAGGAGCCAGGTGCCGCATCTTGCCCGCTACGACGAGATCGGTCGGCTGGCGCGCGCCGTGCAGAACTTCCGCGACGCCGTCGCGCAGATATTCGAGCTGGATGAACGCCAACTACCGCAAGATCTACAATCTCCCCGACACGATTCAGGCCGGATCGACGCTGGAGGAAATCCTCCAGCACCGGGTCAAGAGCGGCTTGTTCGGTGGTGA
- a CDS encoding PAS-domain containing protein, protein MNANYRKIYNLPDTIQAGSTLEEILQHRVKSGLFGGDVTKYVAAVLDRIAKREPAAYEINLNDGRTIKIYERPMDGGGWVSVQEDVTEQRQRERMLERMERFLATIIENVTEGIIAKDARNLRYLFINKAAEKQIGMSRAEIVGKTARELFSKETADLIEQRDKQLLAQQQQLEPITDTINNPIRGRRQVSWRRLQIGGAEEDSHIFVTMVEDLGKEMGAAAQWPARLGAAQYARSTDARAEVSYPAYRLCLSDVSLALFEAWSVSTRRVS, encoded by the coding sequence ATGAACGCCAACTACCGCAAGATCTACAATCTCCCCGACACGATTCAGGCCGGATCGACGCTGGAGGAAATCCTCCAGCACCGGGTCAAGAGCGGCTTGTTCGGTGGTGATGTCACGAAGTATGTCGCGGCTGTTCTCGACCGGATCGCCAAGCGAGAGCCTGCTGCCTATGAGATCAATCTCAATGACGGCCGCACCATCAAGATCTACGAACGACCGATGGACGGCGGCGGTTGGGTGTCGGTGCAGGAGGATGTTACCGAACAACGCCAACGCGAGCGCATGCTCGAACGGATGGAGCGCTTCCTCGCCACCATCATTGAGAACGTGACCGAAGGCATCATCGCCAAGGATGCGCGCAACCTGCGCTATCTGTTCATCAACAAGGCTGCCGAAAAGCAGATCGGCATGTCCCGCGCCGAAATCGTCGGCAAGACGGCGCGCGAACTGTTTTCCAAGGAGACTGCCGATCTGATCGAGCAGCGGGACAAGCAGCTGCTAGCCCAGCAGCAGCAACTCGAGCCCATCACCGATACGATCAACAACCCCATCCGCGGTCGACGCCAGGTATCGTGGCGGCGCCTCCAGATCGGCGGAGCCGAAGAGGACTCGCATATCTTCGTGACCATGGTCGAGGATCTCGGCAAGGAGATGGGCGCCGCCGCGCAATGGCCGGCTCGGCTCGGCGCTGCGCAATACGCGCGGTCTACTGACGCTCGCGCGGAAGTGAGCTATCCCGCCTATCGTCTATGCTTGAGCGACGTTAGCTTGGCCTTGTTTGAAGCGTGGAGCGTTTCCACGCGGAGGGTAAGTTGA
- a CDS encoding aspartate/glutamate racemase family protein encodes MRLHVVNPNTTASMTAKIAAAARAIARPDTVIDARQPAMGPVSIEGFYDEAFAVPGMLGCIREADRDGANAHIIACFDDTGLDAARAVAKVPVIGIGEAGFHMASLVAARFAVVTTLGVSIVPIEHNLKKYGVADRCARVRAAEVPVLALEERNTEALGKISAEILASIRDDRAEAIVLGCAGMADLAAELADKHGLPVIDGVAAAVALAEGLVRLGLTTSRLGPYAAPRAKSYSGPFAPFQP; translated from the coding sequence ATGCGACTTCACGTCGTCAATCCCAACACGACGGCCTCGATGACGGCGAAGATCGCCGCGGCAGCGCGCGCGATCGCGCGGCCCGACACGGTGATCGATGCGCGCCAGCCCGCGATGGGACCGGTCTCGATCGAAGGATTTTACGACGAGGCCTTCGCCGTTCCTGGCATGCTCGGCTGCATTCGTGAAGCCGACCGCGACGGAGCGAATGCCCACATCATCGCCTGTTTCGACGACACCGGCCTCGACGCTGCACGTGCCGTGGCGAAGGTGCCGGTGATCGGCATTGGCGAAGCCGGATTCCACATGGCGAGCCTGGTCGCCGCACGCTTTGCCGTGGTGACGACGCTCGGTGTCTCCATCGTACCGATCGAGCATAATCTCAAGAAGTACGGCGTTGCCGACCGCTGCGCCCGCGTCCGCGCCGCCGAGGTCCCCGTGCTCGCGCTCGAGGAACGCAATACTGAAGCGCTCGGCAAGATCTCGGCCGAGATTCTGGCCTCCATCCGCGACGACCGCGCCGAGGCCATCGTGCTCGGCTGCGCCGGCATGGCCGATCTCGCCGCCGAGCTCGCGGACAAGCACGGTCTGCCCGTCATCGACGGCGTCGCGGCTGCGGTGGCCCTGGCTGAGGGGCTGGTCCGGCTGGGCTTAACGACGTCCCGGCTGGGCCCCTACGCTGCGCCGCGAGCGAAATCCTATTCCGGTCCGTTTGCGCCGTTTCAGCCCTAG
- a CDS encoding ABC transporter permease translates to MKEGRPRSFYVLAIFFAAYVLFLYGPMIAIYVLSFQGPQGGLTFPMNGVSTYWLTKLFQGTGIIDLGASFRRSLLLGVIVMAVTVVLSVAAGMAFRRKFRAQSILFYSAIASLIVPSIITSLGISLEFRIIDDLIKTHWNENFETSMGLLTSGLGAHLTWTLPFGLLIMFAIFNRFDPRLEEAARDLGATPWQAFRYVVLPIILPSVIGIGLFGFTLSWDELARSSQAIGAVNTLPLDLQGLTTTVTNPDIYALGTIISAVSFAVITLALGTIHMLNKRQAAKGSDAGKGLV, encoded by the coding sequence ATGAAGGAAGGACGTCCGCGCAGCTTCTATGTGCTCGCGATCTTCTTCGCGGCCTATGTTCTGTTTCTCTACGGCCCGATGATCGCGATCTACGTGCTGTCCTTCCAGGGACCGCAGGGCGGACTCACCTTCCCGATGAATGGCGTGTCGACCTACTGGCTGACCAAGCTGTTTCAGGGTACCGGCATCATCGATCTCGGAGCGTCCTTCCGTCGCTCGCTGCTGCTCGGCGTCATCGTGATGGCGGTCACCGTCGTGCTGTCAGTCGCCGCCGGCATGGCCTTCCGCAGGAAGTTCAGAGCGCAGAGCATCCTGTTCTACTCGGCAATCGCCAGCCTGATCGTCCCCTCGATCATCACCTCGCTTGGGATCTCGCTGGAATTCCGCATCATCGACGACCTGATCAAGACGCATTGGAACGAGAATTTCGAAACCTCGATGGGCCTTTTGACCTCCGGTCTCGGCGCGCATCTGACGTGGACGCTGCCGTTCGGCCTGCTGATCATGTTCGCGATCTTCAACCGATTCGACCCGCGCCTCGAAGAAGCCGCGCGCGATCTCGGTGCGACACCGTGGCAGGCCTTCCGCTACGTCGTGCTGCCGATCATCCTGCCGTCGGTGATCGGCATCGGCCTGTTCGGCTTCACGCTGTCCTGGGACGAGCTCGCGCGCTCCAGTCAGGCGATCGGCGCGGTGAACACATTGCCGCTCGATCTCCAGGGCCTCACCACGACGGTGACCAACCCGGACATCTATGCGCTCGGCACCATCATCTCCGCGGTGTCCTTCGCGGTGATCACGCTTGCGCTCGGCACCATCCACATGCTCAACAAGCGGCAGGCGGCCAAAGGCTCGGACGCCGGCAAAGGGCTTGTCTGA
- a CDS encoding ABC transporter permease: protein MDTSDNILQQASPDLVRGSDTARPARAARLSPSFVSWLQAGPMMLVFLAFFLIPLVFVVIVSFWDYNEYQLLPAFSGRGYTDTFEGCIAQLPDLCTIAKTYLKTLKLCFLVWAITLFIGFWVAYFLAFHVKSKTWQMGLSLLCTIPFWTSNVIRMIAWIPLLGRNGLVNSGLMKTGLINQPVEWLLFSEFSVVLALVHLFTFFMVVPIFNSMIRIDKSLIEAAYDAGATGLQTLVNVVVPLAKPGIVIGSIFVITIVMGDFITIGVMGGQQIAAAGKIIETRVNALQFPAAAANAVILLVITFLIITMMSRIVDIKKEL from the coding sequence ATGGATACGTCCGACAACATCCTGCAACAGGCATCCCCGGACCTCGTCCGGGGATCGGACACGGCGCGCCCGGCGAGAGCGGCGCGCCTGTCGCCCTCTTTCGTCTCCTGGCTTCAGGCCGGGCCGATGATGCTGGTGTTTCTCGCCTTCTTCCTGATTCCGCTCGTCTTCGTCGTCATCGTCTCGTTCTGGGACTACAACGAATATCAGCTGCTGCCGGCCTTTTCGGGCCGCGGCTACACCGACACGTTCGAAGGCTGCATCGCGCAGCTTCCCGATCTCTGCACCATCGCAAAGACCTATCTGAAGACGCTCAAGCTGTGCTTCCTGGTCTGGGCCATCACGCTCTTCATCGGCTTCTGGGTCGCCTATTTCCTTGCCTTCCACGTCAAGTCCAAGACCTGGCAGATGGGACTGTCGTTGCTTTGCACGATCCCGTTCTGGACCTCCAACGTGATCCGCATGATCGCTTGGATCCCGCTGCTCGGGCGCAATGGCCTCGTCAACTCCGGCTTGATGAAGACGGGCCTGATCAACCAGCCGGTGGAATGGCTGTTGTTCTCCGAATTCTCCGTGGTGCTGGCGCTGGTGCACCTGTTCACCTTCTTCATGGTGGTGCCGATCTTCAATTCCATGATCCGCATCGACAAGTCGCTGATCGAGGCGGCCTATGACGCCGGTGCCACCGGCCTTCAGACGCTGGTCAACGTGGTCGTTCCGCTGGCAAAACCCGGCATCGTGATCGGCTCGATCTTCGTCATCACGATCGTCATGGGCGACTTCATCACCATCGGCGTGATGGGCGGCCAGCAGATCGCCGCCGCCGGCAAGATCATCGAGACGCGGGTCAACGCACTGCAATTCCCGGCCGCAGCCGCCAATGCCGTGATCCTGCTCGTCATCACATTCCTGATCATCACCATGATGTCACGCATCGTCGACATCAAGAAGGAGCTGTAG
- a CDS encoding ABC transporter substrate-binding protein, with protein sequence MTETTKTSGVSRRTLLKGTAGLAGLAAGSGAITGFPYVMSAEPKVLRYLGTAVNEGDDISKQCLKDTGIKIEYITATTDDVTKRVMTQPNSFDVLDTEYFSLKKLVPSGNILALDAKKIKEFDNITPVFTKGETPGGKKIGGQGTAPWKVLYLEGKDSKKFATSATEFVTLIPTVYNADTLGIRPDLIKRPISSWSELLNPEFKGKASILNIPSIGIMDAAMVVEATGKYKYADKGNMTKEEIDLTMKVMTEAKKAGQFRAFWKDFNESVNLMASGETVIQSMWSPAVTKVRSMGIACTFQPLKEGYRSWASGFCVSKGVSGPKLDWAYEFVNWFLSGYAGAYLNRQGYYSAVLSTAKANMEPYEWAYWMEGKPAEKDIKAPDGSLLEKAGAVRDGGSYEDRMGAVACWNAVMDENDYMVRKWNEFIAA encoded by the coding sequence ATGACCGAGACGACCAAGACTTCAGGCGTCAGCCGCCGCACGCTACTCAAGGGCACCGCAGGTCTCGCGGGCCTCGCCGCCGGCTCCGGCGCCATCACCGGCTTCCCCTACGTCATGTCGGCCGAGCCGAAGGTGCTGCGCTATCTCGGCACCGCCGTGAACGAAGGCGACGACATCTCCAAGCAGTGCCTGAAGGACACCGGCATCAAGATCGAATACATCACCGCGACCACCGACGACGTCACCAAACGCGTGATGACCCAGCCGAACTCCTTCGACGTGCTGGATACCGAATATTTCTCGCTGAAGAAGCTGGTGCCGTCGGGCAACATCCTTGCCCTCGACGCCAAGAAGATCAAGGAATTCGACAACATCACGCCGGTGTTCACCAAGGGCGAGACGCCCGGCGGCAAGAAGATCGGCGGCCAGGGCACCGCGCCTTGGAAGGTGCTCTATCTCGAGGGCAAGGACTCCAAGAAGTTCGCGACCTCGGCGACCGAGTTCGTCACGCTGATCCCCACCGTCTACAATGCCGACACGCTCGGCATCCGCCCCGACCTGATCAAGCGCCCGATCAGCTCTTGGTCCGAGCTGCTCAACCCTGAATTCAAGGGCAAGGCCTCGATCCTCAACATCCCGTCGATCGGCATCATGGACGCCGCGATGGTCGTGGAAGCCACCGGCAAGTACAAATATGCCGACAAGGGCAACATGACCAAGGAGGAGATCGATCTCACCATGAAGGTGATGACGGAGGCGAAGAAGGCCGGCCAGTTCCGCGCCTTCTGGAAGGATTTCAACGAGAGCGTCAACCTGATGGCCTCAGGCGAGACCGTGATCCAGTCGATGTGGTCGCCGGCAGTGACGAAGGTGCGCTCGATGGGCATCGCCTGCACCTTCCAGCCGCTCAAGGAAGGCTATCGCTCCTGGGCCTCCGGCTTCTGCGTTTCGAAGGGCGTCTCGGGTCCGAAGCTCGACTGGGCCTACGAGTTCGTGAACTGGTTCCTCTCAGGCTATGCCGGCGCTTACCTGAACCGCCAGGGCTACTACTCGGCCGTGCTCTCTACCGCGAAGGCGAACATGGAGCCTTACGAGTGGGCGTACTGGATGGAAGGCAAGCCGGCCGAGAAGGACATCAAGGCGCCGGACGGCTCGCTGCTGGAGAAAGCCGGCGCGGTGCGCGACGGCGGCTCCTACGAGGACCGCATGGGCGCGGTCGCGTGCTGGAATGCTGTGATGGACGAGAACGACTACATGGTCCGCAAGTGGAACGAGTTCATCGCCGCGTGA
- a CDS encoding ABC transporter ATP-binding protein, whose amino-acid sequence MATPAALELVAVTKRYDTTMAVDTINLKIPAGTYCCLLGPSGCGKTSTLRMIAGHEAVSEGDIILGAQNVTDLEPAKRGTAMMFQSYALFPHLSVLDNVAFALKMRGVDKPTRHKRAGELLELVAMTPYAARLPAQLSGGQQQRVALARALITEPQILLLDEPLSALDPFLRVKMRGELKRLQRELGISFIQVTHGQEEAMALADHIVVMNQGRIEQQGSARDIFHHPRTEFVARFIGGHNVLSDAGNLIAVRADQLGIVPFTDGAFGAPALLTQTEYQGSYIAVSLTLEDGTALFSHVPEATFDVHPFRPGDRVLATWDPAKAQRLQ is encoded by the coding sequence ATGGCCACTCCCGCCGCTCTCGAACTGGTCGCCGTCACCAAGCGCTACGACACGACTATGGCGGTCGACACCATCAATCTGAAGATCCCCGCCGGCACCTATTGCTGCCTGCTCGGCCCGTCCGGCTGCGGCAAAACCTCGACCTTGCGCATGATCGCCGGCCACGAGGCGGTCAGCGAGGGCGACATCATCCTCGGCGCGCAGAACGTCACCGATCTCGAGCCCGCCAAGCGCGGCACGGCGATGATGTTCCAGTCCTACGCGCTGTTTCCGCACCTCTCCGTGCTCGACAATGTTGCGTTTGCCCTGAAAATGCGCGGCGTCGACAAGCCGACGCGGCACAAACGCGCCGGCGAGCTGCTAGAGCTGGTCGCAATGACCCCCTACGCCGCTCGGCTTCCGGCACAACTCTCCGGCGGCCAGCAGCAGCGTGTCGCGCTCGCCCGCGCGCTGATCACCGAGCCGCAGATCCTCCTGCTCGACGAACCGCTGTCGGCACTCGATCCGTTCCTGCGGGTCAAGATGCGGGGCGAGCTCAAGCGGCTGCAGCGCGAGCTCGGCATCAGCTTCATCCAGGTTACCCACGGCCAGGAAGAGGCTATGGCGCTCGCCGACCACATCGTGGTGATGAACCAGGGCAGGATCGAGCAGCAGGGCTCGGCGCGCGACATCTTCCACCACCCCCGAACCGAATTCGTGGCGCGCTTCATCGGCGGTCACAACGTCCTCAGCGACGCCGGCAACCTCATCGCTGTGCGCGCCGATCAGCTCGGCATCGTGCCGTTCACTGACGGCGCCTTCGGCGCGCCGGCGCTGCTGACCCAGACCGAGTACCAGGGCTCCTACATCGCCGTCTCGCTCACGCTCGAGGACGGCACCGCCCTCTTCTCGCACGTTCCCGAAGCCACCTTCGACGTCCACCCGTTCCGTCCGGGCGATCGCGTGCTGGCGACCTGGGATCCCGCCAAGGCGCAACGCCTGCAATAG
- a CDS encoding GntR family transcriptional regulator: MAAKPRQKSDAPDVSDRVIKIREGVSAAIFEHRLLPGTKLGEDEIGEIYGASRTLVRTALQQLAHEGIVNIEKNRGAFVARPTPADAREVFEARRLIEPTIVDHAVDFVSPAWIERLQQHLTQEREAELRGDARASVRLSGEFHRLVAEMSGHSIYLGFLKELIARSSLIILLYRRHDTPACGTEHHAEIVTAIREGDREAARVQMLSHLNEIEAELFLKDPAADELRLADVLGA, from the coding sequence ATGGCCGCGAAACCCCGCCAAAAATCCGATGCGCCCGACGTGAGCGATCGAGTAATCAAGATCAGGGAGGGCGTGAGCGCGGCGATCTTCGAGCATCGTCTGCTGCCGGGTACCAAGCTTGGCGAGGACGAGATCGGCGAGATCTATGGCGCGAGCCGCACCTTGGTGCGCACCGCGCTGCAGCAGCTTGCGCATGAGGGCATCGTCAACATCGAGAAGAACCGCGGCGCCTTCGTTGCCCGACCGACGCCGGCGGACGCCCGCGAGGTCTTCGAGGCGCGGCGGCTGATCGAGCCCACCATCGTCGATCATGCAGTCGACTTCGTCTCGCCGGCCTGGATCGAACGCCTGCAGCAACATCTCACGCAAGAGCGCGAGGCCGAGCTGCGCGGCGATGCGCGCGCCTCGGTCCGACTCTCCGGCGAGTTTCACCGGCTCGTCGCCGAGATGAGTGGCCACAGCATCTATCTCGGTTTCCTGAAGGAGCTGATCGCGCGCTCCTCGCTGATCATCCTGCTCTATCGCCGTCACGACACGCCCGCCTGCGGCACCGAACATCACGCCGAGATCGTCACCGCGATCCGCGAGGGCGACAGGGAGGCCGCGCGCGTGCAGATGCTGTCGCATCTGAACGAGATCGAAGCCGAGCTTTTCTTGAAGGATCCCGCCGCCGACGAGCTGCGGCTCGCGGACGTGCTGGGCGCATGA
- a CDS encoding TetR/AcrR family transcriptional regulator, with protein MSSREELQNMTAAAQKPQTRRASPRIDVGEPTRAKAKPRQILDAARELFLESGFDTTSMDAIARQAGVSKATLYVHFDDKDDLLLALVIDECHRFGPKTLWQDNGEPIDLRKGLRTIARTFLEGFLDQRGLAMHRLIMSCASRYPRVADVFMKAGPERCDAEVGAFLRAAQAQQLVKIPDIKLAATQFLSLIQGKEILKWALSMSAPSEAQHRALIEGGINVFLAAYERNPAAARQPEKQRRARSAKARARR; from the coding sequence ATGTCAAGCCGTGAAGAATTGCAGAACATGACTGCTGCCGCCCAAAAGCCGCAAACACGACGGGCCTCGCCTCGGATCGACGTCGGCGAACCCACGCGCGCCAAGGCCAAGCCCCGCCAGATTCTCGACGCCGCGCGCGAACTGTTTCTCGAATCCGGCTTCGACACCACGAGCATGGACGCGATCGCACGTCAGGCCGGCGTGTCGAAGGCGACGCTCTACGTTCATTTCGACGACAAGGACGACCTGCTGCTGGCGCTGGTGATCGATGAATGCCACCGATTCGGACCGAAGACCCTGTGGCAGGATAACGGCGAGCCGATCGATCTCAGGAAGGGACTGCGCACGATCGCAAGGACGTTCCTCGAAGGCTTTCTCGACCAGCGCGGGCTGGCGATGCACAGGTTGATCATGTCATGCGCCTCCCGCTATCCGCGCGTGGCCGACGTCTTCATGAAAGCAGGACCGGAGCGCTGCGACGCCGAGGTCGGCGCCTTCCTGCGCGCGGCGCAAGCGCAGCAGCTCGTCAAGATTCCAGACATCAAGCTCGCGGCGACGCAATTTCTCAGCCTGATCCAGGGCAAGGAAATCCTGAAATGGGCATTGTCCATGAGCGCGCCGAGCGAAGCCCAGCATCGTGCCCTGATCGAGGGCGGCATCAACGTGTTTCTCGCCGCATATGAGCGTAATCCGGCCGCTGCGCGACAGCCCGAAAAACAGAGGCGCGCCCGTTCAGCGAAAGCGCGCGCGAGACGATAG